One Malus domestica chromosome 11, GDT2T_hap1 genomic region harbors:
- the LOC103447777 gene encoding uncharacterized protein: protein MAIEKNNFKVSRLDSEFSPSSRKSMSSDEDELQQRSSAAESDDDDEFDDADSGAGSDDFDLLELGETGVEFCQVGNQTRSIPFELYDIPSLEDILSVDVWNECLSEEEQFGLTKYLPDMDQETFMITLKELFTGCNFHFGSPVKQLFHMLKGGLCEPRVALYREGLNFFQKRQHYNLLRKHQNSMVSNLCQIRDAWLNCKGYSIEERLRVLNIMRIQKSLMGEKMEDMEADSSERESGEGLRSDKIKDRKTAQKMARYSPYGVDTSVELASKGRSSAMDLAKYGKQNPKGILKLAGSKTPSAKELANHSGPYSSAVALPRQHKAVGDDAGAALRIRDQFISGDDVEDATYGFDIQRDRNVSRGSSMDRSGVFKVGKNHDLLRGDELNTDSLMGLPLSSKADVYAYGRNRSGNLLSEANVLTAKPPNLRAPYEFGKKAKYPENIHQFTAGDQMKSLKARLPQPPLRGDQADLSERAEPFWHKRTEGDTFSMDSPLRADDWNARSKKWKLGREPPDLNHKSYRASPPQRNARFISSEFRAKPLQEKMRDKRMQNGGSEMAALKGNRMFVKNEDTESDSSEQFDDDEDSNPLLRRKLAYPSGAMETSPSLLNPTLEAKRTKYAKKEVKESFQALDGINYSSKMGGFAEHGHMRNRENYSSKAKQKGKMRDNSPLHNSSTRAFKECYIPGLSKFNDEGDDYDEQKQIYKLGKNAQFQGEAGESLHTPSWKVYTGKQKREVAHDHSVPESHYFVDEEDDSLGMQFLGNGGGRGNIRKKDQNIEEYVSDRHERIEVPLLGCNMMAKKRQGKEDVSDTGRGDEGGDLQSNHKQLIVDSSSFKKKAKRKLENETVSSDVEISEQPITEMGATDMEPETRPQKKPFAPITPTVHTGFSFSIIHLLSAVRLAMITAVPEGTVGESVDEPNKTHEGAVNGVLSCEKPDVNNLELAGEMNMPFLTVQEIVNRVSLNPGDPCILETQEPLQDLVRGVLRIFSSKTAPLGAKGWKTLVAFEKATKSWSWTGPVSQSSSDHDANEEVIYPEAWGLPHKMLVKLVDSFANWLKCGQDTIQQIGILPAPPLELMQLNLDEKERFRDLRAQKSLNTISPSSEVVRAYFRKEEVLRYSIPDRAFSYTAADGKKSIVAPLRRCGGKPTSKARDHFMLKRDRPPHVTILCLVRDAAARLPGSIGTRADVCTLIRDSQYIVEDVSDAQVNQVVSGALDRLHYERDPCVQFDGERKLWVYLHREREEEDFEDDGTSSTKKWKRQKKDAGDLPDKGAVTVAYHGTEEQTGYDMCSDLNVEPSCLDDMQQDVEDNTDTNNGSEQDEMRQGNPMLWEGHGLNPMCENKLLCQENSTNEDFDDETFGRERTVGLLSASLL from the coding sequence ATGGCAATTGAGAAGAATAACTTCAAGGTTTCGAGGCTTGATTCGGAGTTTTCTCCCAGTAGTAGGAAGAGTATGTCTAGTGATGAGGATGAGCTACAACAGCGTAGCTCTGCTGCGGAATCGGATGACGATGATGAATTTGATGATGCGGACTCGGGAGCGGGGTCTGATGACTTTGATTTGTTGGAATTAGGGGAAACTGGTGTGGAGTTTTGCCAAGTTGGGAACCAGACTCGTAGCATTCCTTTCGAGCTGTATGATATTCCAAGCCTTGAAGATATATTGTCAGTGGATGTATGGAATGAGTGCTTGAGTGAGGAGGAGCAGTTTGGCCTCACTAAGTATCTGCCTGATATGGACCAGGAGACCTTTATGATTACCTTGAAAGAGCTTTTTACGGGTTGCAACTTTCATTTTGGGAGCCCTGTTAAGCAGTTGTTCCATATGTTGAAGGGAGGTTTGTGTGAACCAAGAGTTGCTCTTTACCGGGagggtttgaatttttttcagaAGCGGCAGCACTACAATCTTTTGAGGAAGCATCAGAACAGTATGGTTAGTAATCTCTGTCAAATAAGGGAtgcttggcttaattgcaagggATATAGTATTGAGGAGAGGCTCCGGGTGCTGAATATTATGAGAATCCAGAAGAGTTTGATGGGTGAGAAGATGGAAGATATGGAGGCTGACTCATCAGAAAGAGAGTCGGGTGAAGGTTTACGGAGCGACAAAATCAAGGACAGGAAAACTGCACAGAAAATGGCTCGTTATTCTCCATACGGGGTGGATACAAGTGTGGAACTTGCATCAAAAGGGCGGTCGTCAGCTATGGACTTGGCAAAATATGGGAAGCAGAATCCGAAAGGTATACTGAAGTTGGCTGGGTCCAAGACTCCTTCAGCAAAAGAGCTAGCAAACCATTCAGGACCATACAGTTCAGCCGTCGCTCTTCCTCGGCAGCATAAAGCAGTAGGGGATGATGCCGGGGCAGCACTCAGAATAAGGGATCAATTTATAAGTGGTGATGATGTTGAAGACGCAACATATGGATTTGACATTCAGCGAGATAGAAATGTGTCTCGTGGTAGCAGTATGGATAGGTCTGGTGTTTTCAAAGTGGGAAAGAATCATGACCTTTTAAGAGGCGATGAATTAAACACTGACAGTTTGATGGGTCTGCCTCTCTCCTCAAAGGCTGACGTTTATGCCTATGGTAGGAACCGCAGTGGAAACCTTTTGTCAGAGGCAAATGTTTTAACAGCAAAGCCTCCTAACTTGAGAGCTCCCTATGAATTTGGTAAAAAGGCCAAGTATCCAGAAAATATTCATCAATTCACAGCTGGGGATCAGATGAAGTCCTTGAAAGCCAGACTTCCACAGCCACCGCTCAGAGGAGATCAAGCTGACTTATCAGAACGTGCAGAACCATTCTGGCATAAAAGGACAGAAGGGGATACTTTTTCTATGGATTCTCCCTTAAGAGCCGATGATTGGAATGCTAGGAGCAAGAAATGGAAGTTAGGGAGGGAGCCTCCTGATCTAAATCACAAATCATATAGAGCTTCCCCACCACAGAGGAATGCTAGGTTTATATCTTCTGAATTTAGAGCAAAACCATTGCAAGAGAAGATGAGAGATAAGAGAATGCAAAATGGAGGATCAGAAATGGCAGCATTGAAAGGTAATAGAATGTttgtaaaaaatgaagatacgGAATCAGACTCATCGGAGCAATTTGACGACGATGAGGATAGCAACCCTTTGTTGAGGAGGAAGCTGGCTTATCCCAGTGGTGCTATGGAAACTTCTCCATCTTTGTTGAATCCCACTCTAGAAGCAAAAAGGACCAAATATGCGAAGAAAGAGGTGAAGGAGAGTTTCCAGGCTCTTGATGGGATCAATTACTCCAGTAAGATGGGTGGTTTTGCTGAACATGGACATATGCGTAATCGAGAGAACTATTCTtccaaagcaaaacaaaagggtAAGATGCGAGACAATAGTCCCTTACATAACTCTTCGACTAGAGCTTTCAAAGAGTGTTATATCCCGGGCTTGAGTAAATTTAATGATGAAGGTGATGATTATGATGAACAGAAACAAATCTACAAATTGGGCAAGAATGCCCAATTTCAAGGGGAAGCTGGTGAAAGTTTGCACACACCCTCATGGAAGGTCTACACTGGAAAGCAGAAAAGAGAAGTTGCCCATGATCATTCTGTGCCAGAGTCTCACTATTTTGTTGACGAGGAGGATGATTCACTTGGAATGCAGTTCCTAGGGAATGGTGGTGGACGGGGTAATATCAGGAAGAAAgatcagaacattgaagaatATGTGAGTGATCGCCATGAAAGAATTGAGGTCCCATTATTGGGGTGCAACATGATGGCAAAGAAGCGGCAAGGGAAGGAGGATGTGTCGGATACTGGTAGAGGAGATGAAGGTGGCGACCTCCAGTCTAACCATAAACAGCTCATTGTTGATTCCagttcctttaaaaaaaaggcaaagaggAAGCTAGAGAATGAGACTGTTAGTTCAGATGTAGAAATTTCTGAGCAACCAATTACAGAAATGGGAGCAACGGATATGGAGCCGGAAACCAGGCCCCAGAAAAAGCCATTTGCTCCAATTACACCTACAGTTCATACTGGTTTCTCATTCTCGATTATACATCTTCTTTCAGCTGTTCGCTTGGCAATGATCACTGCAGTCCCAGAAGGTACTGTTGGGGAATCTGTCGATGAACCAAACAAAACTCACGAGGGTGCTGTCAATGGGGTTCTTTCTTGTGAAAAGCCAGATGTCAATAACTTAGAGCTTGCTGGAGAAATGAATATGCCTTTTCTAACGGTTCAGGAGATTGTGAACCGTGTTAGCTTGAATCCAGGAGATCCTTGTATTCTTGAGACACAAGAGCCACTTCAGGATCTTGTGAGAGGAGTTCTAAGGAtcttttcatcaaaaacagcACCTTTAGGAGCAAAAGGTTGGAAGACACTGGTTGCCTTTGAAAAAGCTACAAAAAGCTGGTCATGGACTGGTCCAGTTTCTCAGAGTTCATCAGATCACGACGCCAATGAGGAGGTGATATATCCTGAAGCATGGGGTCTTCCGCACAAAATGCTTGTCAAGCTGGTGGATTCGTTTGCAAATTGGCTCAAATGTGGGCAAGATACCATTCAACAAATTGGAATTCTTCCGGCACCGCCCTTGGAGTTGATGCAGCTCAACCTGGATGAGAAAGAAAGGTTCAGGGATTTAAGAGCTCAAAAGAGTCTTAACACCATTAGCCCAAGTTCCGAAGTAGTGAGGGCTTATTTCCGTAAGGAGGAGGTTCTCAGGTATTCAATTCCAGACAGGGCCTTTTCTTACACAGCAGCTGATGGTAAAAAATCCATTGTTGCCCCATTGAGAAGGTGCGGTGGTAAGCCAACATCAAAGGCCCGAGATCACTTTATGCTGAAACGTGATCGACCACCACATGTTACAATTCTTTGTCTTGTGAGAGATGCAGCTGCAAGGTTGCCTGGAAGTATTGGCACCAGAGCAGATGTTTGCACTTTAATAAGAGATTCTCAGTACATTGTTGAAGATGTGTCTGATGCACAAGTTAATCAAGTTGTTAGTGGTGCCCTGGATCGGTTGCATTATGAGCGTGATCCATGTGTGCAATTTGATGGGGAAAGGAAATTATGGGTCTATTTAcatagagaaagagaagaagaagattttgAGGATGACGGTACTTCATCTACAAAGAAATGGAAGAGGCAGAAAAAGGATGCTGGTGATCTACCTGACAAAGGAGCAGTGACTGTGGCTTATCATGGGACTGAGGAACAAACCGGATATGATATGTGCTCTGATCTCAATGTCGAGCCATCATGTTTGGATGATATGCAACAAGATGTGGAGGATAATACTGATACCAATAACGGGTCTGAACAAGATGAAATGCGCCAAGGCAATCCAATGCTTTGGGAGGGTCATGGCTTAAATCCAATGTGCGAAAACAAATTGCTGTGTCAGGAAAATTCCACAAATGAAGATTTTGATGATGAAACGTTTGGGAGAGAAAGGACAGTTGGGCTCTTGAGTGCAAGCTTATTGTGA
- the LOC103447778 gene encoding putative respiratory burst oxidase homolog protein H isoform X1 translates to MVAMNMSKDDDQNDPNKWKLETIDIDPMVDIPLSNNDTEGNVTKSSNDATLKRNNSSVRKRNGVQGNNHGSVGCRAEPGGKEGIKSLRFLDRTATGKEVDAWKQVEKRFNQYAVADRLSRDKFGACIGMGGESKEFAGELFDALARRRIICEKGGITLEELRLFWEDITNEDMEARLQIFFDICDKNGDGKLSEDEVEEVIVLSASANKLANLKMQAKSYAALIMEEIDPDHLGYIEMWQLETLLRGMAVSEDNQKLGKRTQSLTKSMIPRSYRTPISKFLSTTAELVQENWKKIWIVILWLAINIGLFTWKYRQYQKHGLYKLMGTCLCIAKGSAETLKFNMALILIPVCRGTLTAIRSSFLSNLIPFDDNIKFHKLIALGIVISTSLHAGLHITCDFPRLITSQEDEFMDVAGTYFNYKQPTYMDLVNSIPGITGILMTVLMMFSFTLALNVMRKNVNLPWPLNILSGFNSFWYAHHLLVLVYMLFVMHGYFLIFTSDWHKKTTWMYILVPVMLYAIERFIIIIKEINLPVHVIKAVIYTGNVLALYMSKPHGFKYKSGMYLFLKCPDISGFEWHPFTITSAPGDDYLSVHIRSLGDWTTELRERFEKACSQLQSTQTRKGNLVRIETKAHSNYGHEIEGYPKIVIKGPYGAPAQNYIKFDILLLIGLGIGATPFVSIIKDIINQINLNLAYNPDSITEHQETSVETKSNNMQREAYKRGPERAYFYWITREQASFEWFKGVMDDIAECDHYHMIEMHNYLTSVYEEGDARSALIAMVQKLQHAKNGVDVVSESRIRTHFARPNWRKVFSDLAAAHESSRIGVFYCGSPTLTKTLRELCLEFSLNSATRFVFHKENF, encoded by the exons atggtGGCAATGAACATGTCAAAGGATGATGACCAGAACGATCCCAACAAATGGAAGCTTGAAACAATTGATATTGACCCCATGGTGGATATTCCCTTAAGTAACAATGACACAGAAGGCAATGTGACCAAGAGTTCCAACGATGCGACGTTGAAGCGGAACAACAGCAGTGTAAGGAAGAGAAATGGGGTTCAGGGAAACAATCATGGCAGCGTGGGATGTAGGGCGGAACCAGGAGGGAAAGAAGGGATTAAGAGCTTGCGTTTTCTGGATAGGACAGCCACAGGAAAAGAAGTGGATGCATGGAAGCAGGTTGAGAAGCGGTTTAATCAATACGCGGTCGCTGATAGGCTCTCCAGGGACAAATTTGGAGCCTGCATTG GGATGGGAGGAGAATCGAAGGAATTTGCAGGCGAATTGTTTGATGCATTGGCTAGGAGAAGGATAATATGCGAGAAAGGTGGGATCACTCTTGAAGAATTAAGGTTGTTTTGGGAAGACATAACTAATGAAGACATGGAAGCAAGACTTCAGATATTCTTCGACAT ATGTGACAAGAATGGTGATGGGAAGCTCTCCGAGGATGAGGTAGAAGAG GTTATAGTTTTGAGCGCCTCCGCAAACAAGCTGGCAAATCTTAAAATGCAAGCAAAATCATACGCAGCTTTGATCATGGAAGAGATTGACCCTGACCACCTTGGATATATAGAG ATGTGGCAGTTGGAAACCCTACTGAGGGGAATGGCAGTGTCCGAAGATAACCAAAAACTCGGAAAGAGAACCCAATCTCTCACGAAATCCATGATTCCCAGAAGTTACAGAACTCCCATTAGCAAATTCCTGTCTACAACTGCAGAACTTGTGCAAGAAAACTGGAAGAAAATATGGATTGTGATATTGTGGTTAGCTATCAACATAGGCCTCTTCACTTGGAAATACCGCCAATACCAGAAGCATGGATTATATAAACTCATGGGTACATGCCTCTGCATTGCAAAGGGCTCTGCTGAGACTCTCAAGTTCAATATGGCTCTCATTCTCATTCCAGTTTGTAGGGGAACTCTTACCGCAATTCGATCATCATTTCTCAGCAACCTAATCCCTTTTGATGACAACATCAAATTCCATAAGTTGATTGCACTGGGAATTGTAATTTCGACTTCTCTACATGCTGGTTTACACATAACTTGTGATTTCCCAAGATTGATAACATCCCAGGAAGATGAGTTCATGGATGTTGCCGGGACATATTTCAATTATAAGCAGCCAACTTACATGGACTTGGTTAATAGTATTCCAGGAATAACTGGGATTCTGATGACGGTTCTGATGATGTTTTCGTTCACACTGGCATTAAATGTAATGAGAAAAAATGTCAACTTACCGTGGCCACTCAACATATTGTCAGGGTTCAATTCTTTCTGGTATGCACATCATTTGCTTGTGTTGGTGTATATGCTCTTTGTCATGCATGGTTACTTCCTAATTTTCACGAGCGACTGGCACAAGAAGACG ACATGGATGTATATCCTTGTTCCAGTAATGTTGTATGCAATTGAGCGTTTTAttataatcataaaagaaattaatcTCCCTGTCCATGTCATTAAG GCGGTAATATATACGGGAAATGTTCTGGCTTTGTACATGAGCAAACCTCATGGATTCAAGTATAAAAGTGGAATGTACCTCTTTCTTAAGTGCCCTGATATATCAGGTTTTGAATG GCATCCCTTCACCATCACTTCTGCCCCAGGAGATGACTACTTGAGCGTCCACATACGAAGCTTGGGAGACTGGACTACGGAGCTTAGAGAAAGATTCGAAAAG GCGTGCAGCCAGCTTCAAAGTACACAAACTAGAAAGGGAAATCTCGTTAGAATAGAAACGAAAGCGCATTCAAACTATGGTCATGAAATAGAAGG ATATCCGAAGATCGTCATAAAGGGACCATATGGTGCACCGGCtcaaaattacataaagtttgatATCTTATTGCTCATAGGTCTGGGAATTGGAGCAACTCCCTTCGTCAGCATCATAAAAGATATCATAAACCAAATAAACCTCAACTTGGCTTATAATCCT GATTCGATAACTGAGCATCAAGAAACATCCGTGGAAACCAAATCAAACAACATGCAAAGGGAGGCATATAAAAGGGGTCCAGAAAGAGCATACTTTTATTGGATAACAAGGGAGCAAGCTTCCTTTGAATGGTTTAAAGGTGTCATGGACGACATTGCAGAATGTGATCACTAT CATATGATAGAAATGCACAACTACTTGACCAGCGTGTACGAAGAAGGAGATGCGAGGTCTGCTCTTATTGCCATGGTGCAGAAACTGCAACATGCTAAGAATGGAGTTGATGTTGTCTCAGAAAGCCGG ATAAGAACTCATTTTGCAAGGCCTAATTGGAGAAAGGTGTTTTCCGACTTGGCTGCCGCACATGAATCCTCCCGAATAG GTGTCTTCTATTGTGGAAGTCCAACACTTACCAAAACACTCAGGGAGCTATGCCTAGAATTTAGTCTAAACTCAGCAACTCGGTTCGTCTTCCACAAGGAGAACTTCTAG
- the LOC103447778 gene encoding putative respiratory burst oxidase homolog protein H isoform X2: MGGESKEFAGELFDALARRRIICEKGGITLEELRLFWEDITNEDMEARLQIFFDICDKNGDGKLSEDEVEEVIVLSASANKLANLKMQAKSYAALIMEEIDPDHLGYIEMWQLETLLRGMAVSEDNQKLGKRTQSLTKSMIPRSYRTPISKFLSTTAELVQENWKKIWIVILWLAINIGLFTWKYRQYQKHGLYKLMGTCLCIAKGSAETLKFNMALILIPVCRGTLTAIRSSFLSNLIPFDDNIKFHKLIALGIVISTSLHAGLHITCDFPRLITSQEDEFMDVAGTYFNYKQPTYMDLVNSIPGITGILMTVLMMFSFTLALNVMRKNVNLPWPLNILSGFNSFWYAHHLLVLVYMLFVMHGYFLIFTSDWHKKTTWMYILVPVMLYAIERFIIIIKEINLPVHVIKAVIYTGNVLALYMSKPHGFKYKSGMYLFLKCPDISGFEWHPFTITSAPGDDYLSVHIRSLGDWTTELRERFEKACSQLQSTQTRKGNLVRIETKAHSNYGHEIEGYPKIVIKGPYGAPAQNYIKFDILLLIGLGIGATPFVSIIKDIINQINLNLAYNPDSITEHQETSVETKSNNMQREAYKRGPERAYFYWITREQASFEWFKGVMDDIAECDHYHMIEMHNYLTSVYEEGDARSALIAMVQKLQHAKNGVDVVSESRIRTHFARPNWRKVFSDLAAAHESSRIGVFYCGSPTLTKTLRELCLEFSLNSATRFVFHKENF, from the exons ATGGGAGGAGAATCGAAGGAATTTGCAGGCGAATTGTTTGATGCATTGGCTAGGAGAAGGATAATATGCGAGAAAGGTGGGATCACTCTTGAAGAATTAAGGTTGTTTTGGGAAGACATAACTAATGAAGACATGGAAGCAAGACTTCAGATATTCTTCGACAT ATGTGACAAGAATGGTGATGGGAAGCTCTCCGAGGATGAGGTAGAAGAG GTTATAGTTTTGAGCGCCTCCGCAAACAAGCTGGCAAATCTTAAAATGCAAGCAAAATCATACGCAGCTTTGATCATGGAAGAGATTGACCCTGACCACCTTGGATATATAGAG ATGTGGCAGTTGGAAACCCTACTGAGGGGAATGGCAGTGTCCGAAGATAACCAAAAACTCGGAAAGAGAACCCAATCTCTCACGAAATCCATGATTCCCAGAAGTTACAGAACTCCCATTAGCAAATTCCTGTCTACAACTGCAGAACTTGTGCAAGAAAACTGGAAGAAAATATGGATTGTGATATTGTGGTTAGCTATCAACATAGGCCTCTTCACTTGGAAATACCGCCAATACCAGAAGCATGGATTATATAAACTCATGGGTACATGCCTCTGCATTGCAAAGGGCTCTGCTGAGACTCTCAAGTTCAATATGGCTCTCATTCTCATTCCAGTTTGTAGGGGAACTCTTACCGCAATTCGATCATCATTTCTCAGCAACCTAATCCCTTTTGATGACAACATCAAATTCCATAAGTTGATTGCACTGGGAATTGTAATTTCGACTTCTCTACATGCTGGTTTACACATAACTTGTGATTTCCCAAGATTGATAACATCCCAGGAAGATGAGTTCATGGATGTTGCCGGGACATATTTCAATTATAAGCAGCCAACTTACATGGACTTGGTTAATAGTATTCCAGGAATAACTGGGATTCTGATGACGGTTCTGATGATGTTTTCGTTCACACTGGCATTAAATGTAATGAGAAAAAATGTCAACTTACCGTGGCCACTCAACATATTGTCAGGGTTCAATTCTTTCTGGTATGCACATCATTTGCTTGTGTTGGTGTATATGCTCTTTGTCATGCATGGTTACTTCCTAATTTTCACGAGCGACTGGCACAAGAAGACG ACATGGATGTATATCCTTGTTCCAGTAATGTTGTATGCAATTGAGCGTTTTAttataatcataaaagaaattaatcTCCCTGTCCATGTCATTAAG GCGGTAATATATACGGGAAATGTTCTGGCTTTGTACATGAGCAAACCTCATGGATTCAAGTATAAAAGTGGAATGTACCTCTTTCTTAAGTGCCCTGATATATCAGGTTTTGAATG GCATCCCTTCACCATCACTTCTGCCCCAGGAGATGACTACTTGAGCGTCCACATACGAAGCTTGGGAGACTGGACTACGGAGCTTAGAGAAAGATTCGAAAAG GCGTGCAGCCAGCTTCAAAGTACACAAACTAGAAAGGGAAATCTCGTTAGAATAGAAACGAAAGCGCATTCAAACTATGGTCATGAAATAGAAGG ATATCCGAAGATCGTCATAAAGGGACCATATGGTGCACCGGCtcaaaattacataaagtttgatATCTTATTGCTCATAGGTCTGGGAATTGGAGCAACTCCCTTCGTCAGCATCATAAAAGATATCATAAACCAAATAAACCTCAACTTGGCTTATAATCCT GATTCGATAACTGAGCATCAAGAAACATCCGTGGAAACCAAATCAAACAACATGCAAAGGGAGGCATATAAAAGGGGTCCAGAAAGAGCATACTTTTATTGGATAACAAGGGAGCAAGCTTCCTTTGAATGGTTTAAAGGTGTCATGGACGACATTGCAGAATGTGATCACTAT CATATGATAGAAATGCACAACTACTTGACCAGCGTGTACGAAGAAGGAGATGCGAGGTCTGCTCTTATTGCCATGGTGCAGAAACTGCAACATGCTAAGAATGGAGTTGATGTTGTCTCAGAAAGCCGG ATAAGAACTCATTTTGCAAGGCCTAATTGGAGAAAGGTGTTTTCCGACTTGGCTGCCGCACATGAATCCTCCCGAATAG GTGTCTTCTATTGTGGAAGTCCAACACTTACCAAAACACTCAGGGAGCTATGCCTAGAATTTAGTCTAAACTCAGCAACTCGGTTCGTCTTCCACAAGGAGAACTTCTAG